The DNA window CAGTCGCCATCACGTTCGTCTATATGCTGTTCGATCTCGGTAGTTTCACTGCAATCAACGCCGAACTCGCTGCAGTCGACTCCGCGTTGGTCCATCCGACGAACGAGGGTACCTACACCGCCCTCATGATCGCAGCGACGATCGTCGCGTTCTTTGGATCGATATTCACCGAACAGAATATGCTCATCCGGATCGCCGCGACCAGAGACATCCGGACAGCAAAGATTCACCTCGCAGGAGCAGGCGCAGTGTTGTCCATATTTTACTCGTTGCTCATTATCCTCGGCGGCGCAACGACCGTCGCGTTGCTCGAGAGCGGATTAGCCGTCGACGACCCCGATGCAGCGTTCCCCGTCCTCATTACAGACTACGTCTCGACGGGAATTGGCGTCGTCATCATACTCGCCGTGATGAGCGCGATTCTCTCGACCACCGACACACGGCTTCACTCGACGGGTATCACGACGGCTCGAGACATCTACAGTTACTTCAAGCCCGACGCAGCCGAAACGCGCCTGATGACGGTCTCACGAATCGCGACCGTCGTCTTCGGAATCTCGGCGACTGCGGCCGCGGTCGATCCGCCGGGGACGATCATCGAACTGTACAATCTCCGTGCGGTGTTGTTGACCAGCGCGTTCCTCGTTCCCGTCTACGTCGCGATGTACTGGTCCGATCTCGATGGACGAGCGATCGTCGCCGCGGTCGCCGGCGGTGGGATCCTTGGGCTCGGGACCGATCTTATCGACGGTGGAATCGGCGCGGTCCCATCGGCGTTCATCGGAATCGGAACCGGAACCATCGTACTCCTCGTCGTCCACCACCTTCTCCCGGATTCGGACGACGGTCCCGATCCGGCCGGCGGCGACTGACCCGTCGGTGCGTTATTGCTGGTGTAAACAGATTCGCGACGACGCGAACACGCGAGTTCCACCCCTCAGTTCGAAAAACCGCCTCCAGTGACTGTTACTCAAGCGTTCCGAGACCAACCTCACACCCACGGGAATGCGTAGTTGGCCATCGGTCCGACACCAGTGAGCGAGCCTCCCGGCCGATCACAGATTGGATAGCGCCGAAATTCGTGTCGTCGCTCGAGTCGAATCACACCCATACCCATGTCACTTGTTTTCACGCCTCTGCAACTGGCACGATTATCTATCATGAACTTTTATAACCAAGGAGGCTGAAGGGGTGAGTACAGATGTCGGTCGTACACGTAGTAGCGTAACTTCGCCCCCTTCATCCAGACGAGTCCGTACCGATTTCGACGAACGTCATACACCGACCGACAATGAGCACCCAACACCCACACACCGACGCACAATCCGACCGACCAACCCCACCGACCACACCGACAGACCCGATCGTCGTTGAGACGACTCAGCCAACTACCGAGCACGCCCCACGAACGTTCTCCTATCAGAACCGGGCCCAACTCGAGAACCTGATCGACGAGTTCAACACCGCGTTCGCCAACGCCTCGAGCACGTAAGTTCGAAATTCGTTCTCTCGCACAATCCAAACCGTCTTTGGAGCGACTGCGTTAGACTCGAGTGGCCGATGACGATTCACTCGCTCCGAGCCGGACTCGGCATTCGGTTGTGACGAGCCCTATGAGTGCCGAGGCCATCGTTTCACACGTTCCGTTCTCGTGCTGGTGCAGACCTCTTGGAACGGCTGTCTACAGAAAAGCAGATCGATGCGGTTCACAGCGTCTGCTGGCGTACTACTCGACTATGTACTCGATGTCTCGAGTTGTATTCCCGGTAAACTGTTCTCCATCTTCCTCGGCGTGGATGCCGATTCGGACCTCCCTGTCTTCCTCGATTACCGGATCGAGATCGATCTGGACGTCCTCTTGTGTCGTTCCGGCTTCGAACGTGTCCGACGAGGATGTCTCGTCGTCGTAGTGTGCGTGGAGGAAGTAGTCCTTCTCGGCGGTGACCGATTCGACGACGACGGTTTCACCGTCTCCGGTCTGGTCGTTTGCGACCAGCGAGAACGACTCCGATTCCGTCTCGGAGGTCTCTTCTCTACTAATACAGCCGGCTGCTATAAGAGACAGCGGTACGACACTTCCGTACTTCAGAACCTGTCTCCGAAGACGTTCGTTCGAGGTCACAGTCACCGATACGGGATCGTCACACTATAAGCACTATCCGTTTTCACTCACCCAGCAAAACGAAAATATATCTGATATATGTCTGACGTAACACTGGAGTCCACCGTACTAATCGCGCCGAAAGCATGATTCGAGAGGAGATCCGAATGATGGCTGTTCGAGCACGAAATTCCGTCTCCGTTCGTTACTCGTCTCACTCCCAGACGGGCCAACACTCCAGATCCGACCGAAAGCTGGACAGACCAACCTCCTCACTCTCCTCCGATATGCTCAGGGGGTACAGTCTGAGACGATCGAAGAGAAGACATCAATCTCCGCTGGACGAACGGTCATTGGGGCGCTTGCAGCGCTGTTTGAAGCCGAACTCGAGGCAGTGATACGTCAGGGACTCCACCGCGATTATCGTCGTGTAGAGGAAGACGAAGAACATCTTCGGGGGCGGCTAAACGTACAAAAACAGATCCAGCGTCAGGGGATCACACCCACTCGATTCGAATGCTCCTATGACGAACTCACCTACGACACAATTCCTAACAAAGCCGCCCTCTTCGAAGCAACACATCTTACTCGGTTTGTTCGAGATCAAACCCTCGAGCGGGCACTTCAGAAGCATTGTCATCGATTGCGTCAACGAGTATCCCTCGAGCCAGTACGACCGGCTGATCGTGATACTGGTAAGTCGTTCCTGTTCGAGTGTCGAGGCCGTTACATTCTCGAACGACACCGAATACCCTACACGACAGTCATCGAGCGATTCCATTTCTGCAACCAACTACGCTAACCACCCAGACACTCATTACTACACGTTTGAGTGAGCCTACAGATTGGTTTTCCAACCATACTCTTGTGAGATGTTCACGAGCTGGTGAGTGTGATTCACGATGAACGATCTCGAGGTCGCTGACTACTTCGACGCGAATACGAACGCGTACCGGAACGAACGGACCGTGGACGCGGTCGAATCCTGGCCGCTCGTCGACGAACGTCTCGAGGACGCGGCGAGTGAGGGTGACCGACTGCTCGAGATCGGCTGCGGAGACGGGCTGTTTCTCGAGTACGTCCTCGAGCACACGGACATCGAGGAGGGGTACGGAATGGACATCTCGGCCGAAATGCTGCCCGACGACGAGCGATACCGCGGGCGGTATCTGCAGGCCTCGGCGACGAAACTGCCGTTGCCGTTCGCGCCCGAATCGTTCGACTTCGTCGTCATGGGTGATGTCCTCCACCATCTCGTCGGACCGACTCGAGCGGACTCTAAACGACGGGCGCAGATAGCGTTGCTCGAGGCGACGACGCTGTTGAAAGAGGGCGGCCACCTGATCGTCAAAGACATCTACTACGAGAGCCCGGTGGGGCCGAAGACGCTCACCTCACAGGGTATCTTCTACGGGCTGAAACACGCCACGAGGCTCGCCGAAGCGGTCGACGAAGAGGTTGTACCCGGCCTGCTGGTATCGTTTTACACGCGCGGAGAGTTCCACGAGATGGTCCGACAGGCCGGCACGACGATCGTCCAAGAAGAAGTCGACGTCAAAGAACAGTCCACTCTCTCGAGACGGGTATTGGTCGGCGAATCCGCGTGTATCCGGTTGTACGCCCGGAAAAACCGGCGGAACGTAATTGACAACGAGCGTTCCGAGAACGTAGACCGCCCGTAGCACCCGCCAGATCGCGCCAGTCCAACCGACGGAAGCGTGCTCGCCGGCAGATTCAACCGACGGGAACGCGTCCGAAGGCGAGTACTCCGCAGAAGCCAGAGTACTCCGCAAAAGCCTCATCGCGCTGGTTTCGAGGGTGCTTGGGCTGGGGGAAGGGTGAACGTAAAGGTCGTACCCACGCCGGGTTCGGAATCGATCCAGATGGTCCCGCCGTGGCGCTCGACGATCCGTCGGCACAACGCGAGTCCAATCCCCGTCCCAGCGTGTTCTTCGTGACTGTGGAGACGTTGGAACACCTCGAAGACGCGATCTTGTTGCTCGGGTGGAATACCGATACCCTCGTCCCGGACGAATACCTGCCACCTCGAGTTCGTTCGCGTCGCCCCGACGTGCACGCGAGGGGGGTCGTCGCCGCTGTACTCGAGCGCGTTGCTGAGCAAGTTTTGGAACACCTGTCGGAGTTGGCGTGGGTCGCCCGCGACTCGAGGTAACGCGTCGCTGGTAATCTCCGCGTCGCTGTCGTCGATCTGTAATTCGAGGTTTTGCTGGACGTCCGCGAGGAGTGCATCGAGGTCGACCGATTCGAAGGACTCGCCTCGCGTCTCGATTCGAGAGTACTCGAGGAGGCCGTCGATCATCTCTTTCATTCGCTCTGCGCCGTCGACGGCGTAGTCGATGAATTCGTCGGCGTCGTCGTCCAGTTCGTCCGCGTAGCGACGTTCCAGAAGTGAGAGGTAACTCGTGATCATCCGCAGTGGCTCCTCGAGGTCGTGTGAGACGGCGTAGGCGAACTGCTCGAGGCGTTCGTTCGACGCCTCGAGTTGGGCCTGGAGGCGTTGTAAGTCCTCGTTGCGCTGTGTGAGCTCGCGGGCACTCGCCTTGGCTCGGGCGTCGTACATACCGACGCCCAGCCCCGCGACGCTACTGAGGGCAGTGAGGACGAGGATCTCGCGGTACGGGTTGCGCAGACTGTCAGCGGGCTGAAAGTGGTAGAGACTCAACAGAACGAACATTACCCCGACGGCACCGAGGGTCCAGCCGCCGATCAGCGGATACAGGTCGGAATCGAGATCGGCGTGTACCAACTGGAACCCACCATAGAGGAGAACGAAGGCCGGGCCGCCGGTGAGTAAGATGATGACGGCGACGTTCGAGTACGGTTCGCCGCTGGACAACCGCAAACTCGCCCAGACGAGCGAGAGCGTTGCGTACGTAAGGCCGAGAAAGAGGATGACCCCTCTGCCACTGGTTGGGGAGACGTACCGAGTCACGAACGCCATCAGTACCAATCCGAACGCTGAAAAGGTAGGCGTTTTGTACGGATTCGATGAGTGTCACGCAGGTGTGAGAGACCCGTCCGTCGGTAATCTCGTATTGACGACACCGTGAATGGGTTGAATACGGTGAATGGGTTGAATACGAACATACTGTAGTAGGCGGGAGACCCAGAACCCGCTCTCGACGAGGACGGTTGCTGATCCCACAAGCCGAACGCTCACACTGCCGTCTCTCTGGACGACCGGAACCCACTCCCGGCTGTTCGGTACTAGTCGCTCCGGTAGACACCCACGCTGCGTGGTAGAGCCACCAAAACGGACTGTACGCGAGTATCGCAATAGCAGGTTAAGACCGCTGACGACGAACCTCTACTCGAGGGAGTATCATGACGACAGACGACCACCAAACCACGATGGATCGAACCGGCGAGGTCGAACACGGCCTCGACGCCGGCGACTTCCAGGAATTCATCGAGTGGTTCGAGGCGAACCCGGACGACGGCATGCTCGAGTTCCGCGCCTCGGGCGACACCGAAGCGGTGGCGAACCGCACGACGGCGACAATCGGCGACTGGGCGCTCGGCGGTGACGAGATGGGTGACGAACGCGAACACGTCCTCGAGTTCGGTCTCCCACCGGAACTCGAGGCGGCGATGGGCTACCTCGAGCCGACGGACCGCTACGAGGCGATCGAAGGTGCACTCGCGGGGCTCACCGCGTGCATCAACGGCACGATCGTCTGGAACGCGATCCGTGAGGGGATCGACGTCGAGGACGTGACGACGACCGTTCGCGCGCCGGTCGATCTCAGCATGCTGTTCGGTATCCACGACACGGACCGGGCGGACGAGATGTACGGCGAACTCGAGATCGACGTCGAAGTGACCGGCGACCTGACCCCCGAGGAGCAATCGGCCGTGCGCGACTACCCGAAGCGCTCGCCAGTCTACACGCTCGTGACGCTCGAGCAGCCCAACAGGCCTCGAGTGGAGTTCCAGACAGCAGCGTGAGCCCACGACTATTTTTTCTCACCGCGAGTCGCTCCAGAGGCGTTCCGCGTCGGTGAAACGGTCCGTTCGAGTGGCCATGCGGTCGCCATCACCCGCCATCGACGTGTCTGTAAATTAGATCGAACAGCGAACACGTCGGGTTCGTCGTCTCAATGGCGAGGTCGAGAGGTGTCGCTCTCCCGCCCGCATATCCACAACGTTCACTTCGGCTGGCGGTCGCTTTGGAGTATGAAAATCGATCTCGCGGAACTTCGGAGGGGAGTGGCTTCGATGGGGCCGTACGTCCTTTCCCATCACCTGCTCTCCGAGCGCCACCGGTGCTATTCGCCGACCGTCTTCGGCCGTCGGGTCGATCTCTGTTCCCGGTGTCTCGGCATCTATCCGGGCATCTTACTGGGCCTGTACGTCGCCAATGCGGGCCATTTTGGTGCGAACAGTCTGCTCGTCGTCGCGGTGTTCCCCCTTCCCGCCCTCCTCGATTGGACCCTCACGACGTATACGAAGCGTCGGGGGTACAACGTCGTCCGCACGGCGACCGGGTTCTTGCTCGGGTACGGGTACGGTCTCGGACTCGTGCGCTTGTTCCTCAAGGCCGATAGTCGCGTCTTCGGCGTGGGGATCGCGTACGCGGTAGTCGCCGGGATGTTACTGTACGTCGGTAAAATCAACAACTGACCGACAAATACTCTTTTATAGGGCCTGTGTCATCATTCGGAAAGAACACGGAATGGCATACTGTACAACCTGTGGGGCGGAACTCAGAGATGAGGCCGAGGTGTGTCCCAATTGTGGGGTTGGGCAAGCGCCGGGGGCGAAGGCGGCCGACCGAAACCACGCCGACGGCGAAAAATATTGTGTCGAGTGCGGCGAATTGATCCACGAACGGGCCGAAATCTGTCCCGAGTGTGGGGTCCGTCAGCCCTCTTACGGGCAGACAGCAGGCTCGCACGACTCGGATAAGATCGTAGCCGGAATTCTCGCACTGTTACTCGGATCCCTCGGAGCACACAAGTTCTATCAGGGGCACATCCTGTACGGCGTCCTCTACCTGTGTTTCTTCTGGACAGGCATTCCGGGCCTTCTCGGCATCATCGAAGGCATACTCATGCTGGTCGCAGACGACGACGTCTACGCCGAAAAGTACGCTGACGGAAGCATCCTCGGTGCGCTGTAATTCGGAGGGAGATACCACGGACGGCCGCTCGAGGACAGTTATCGAACGGACGTCGCGAAATCCCACACCTCACGCTCGAGCAGTCACCGCGCTCAGTACCGTGTCTGCTATCTCGTAGGACTCGAGCAGCCACTCTCGCTTCGAGTGACAGTGGAAACTGAAAGACCGTGGGAACACCGTCATGCAA is part of the Natronorubrum sediminis genome and encodes:
- a CDS encoding sodium:solute symporter family protein; translated protein: MIDLIPGDANPYYLAAFVLYMLLILGLGVWGYTRTNDVMDFWVFGQDMGPTLATWSLIANFVSSVSVIGFIGSVYVEGYSLMTHTILGLMLGISGLYFVVGRVRALNVLTLPDLIAEVSGYDVARPISGSVLLANAWLYLIMQLVGASLLVTAITGVPYEYMVWVIGAVFIIYTVLGGLVSVAWTDLVQGVIMVAAVAITFVYMLFDLGSFTAINAELAAVDSALVHPTNEGTYTALMIAATIVAFFGSIFTEQNMLIRIAATRDIRTAKIHLAGAGAVLSIFYSLLIILGGATTVALLESGLAVDDPDAAFPVLITDYVSTGIGVVIILAVMSAILSTTDTRLHSTGITTARDIYSYFKPDAAETRLMTVSRIATVVFGISATAAAVDPPGTIIELYNLRAVLLTSAFLVPVYVAMYWSDLDGRAIVAAVAGGGILGLGTDLIDGGIGAVPSAFIGIGTGTIVLLVVHHLLPDSDDGPDPAGGD
- a CDS encoding DUF7282 domain-containing protein, whose translation is MTSNERLRRQVLKYGSVVPLSLIAAGCISREETSETESESFSLVANDQTGDGETVVVESVTAEKDYFLHAHYDDETSSSDTFEAGTTQEDVQIDLDPVIEEDREVRIGIHAEEDGEQFTGNTTRDIEYIVE
- a CDS encoding class I SAM-dependent methyltransferase — protein: MNDLEVADYFDANTNAYRNERTVDAVESWPLVDERLEDAASEGDRLLEIGCGDGLFLEYVLEHTDIEEGYGMDISAEMLPDDERYRGRYLQASATKLPLPFAPESFDFVVMGDVLHHLVGPTRADSKRRAQIALLEATTLLKEGGHLIVKDIYYESPVGPKTLTSQGIFYGLKHATRLAEAVDEEVVPGLLVSFYTRGEFHEMVRQAGTTIVQEEVDVKEQSTLSRRVLVGESACIRLYARKNRRNVIDNERSENVDRP
- a CDS encoding sensor histidine kinase → MAFVTRYVSPTSGRGVILFLGLTYATLSLVWASLRLSSGEPYSNVAVIILLTGGPAFVLLYGGFQLVHADLDSDLYPLIGGWTLGAVGVMFVLLSLYHFQPADSLRNPYREILVLTALSSVAGLGVGMYDARAKASARELTQRNEDLQRLQAQLEASNERLEQFAYAVSHDLEEPLRMITSYLSLLERRYADELDDDADEFIDYAVDGAERMKEMIDGLLEYSRIETRGESFESVDLDALLADVQQNLELQIDDSDAEITSDALPRVAGDPRQLRQVFQNLLSNALEYSGDDPPRVHVGATRTNSRWQVFVRDEGIGIPPEQQDRVFEVFQRLHSHEEHAGTGIGLALCRRIVERHGGTIWIDSEPGVGTTFTFTLPPAQAPSKPAR
- a CDS encoding OsmC family protein, which produces MTTDDHQTTMDRTGEVEHGLDAGDFQEFIEWFEANPDDGMLEFRASGDTEAVANRTTATIGDWALGGDEMGDEREHVLEFGLPPELEAAMGYLEPTDRYEAIEGALAGLTACINGTIVWNAIREGIDVEDVTTTVRAPVDLSMLFGIHDTDRADEMYGELEIDVEVTGDLTPEEQSAVRDYPKRSPVYTLVTLEQPNRPRVEFQTAA
- a CDS encoding DUF2085 domain-containing protein; translation: MKIDLAELRRGVASMGPYVLSHHLLSERHRCYSPTVFGRRVDLCSRCLGIYPGILLGLYVANAGHFGANSLLVVAVFPLPALLDWTLTTYTKRRGYNVVRTATGFLLGYGYGLGLVRLFLKADSRVFGVGIAYAVVAGMLLYVGKINN
- a CDS encoding NINE protein; the encoded protein is MAYCTTCGAELRDEAEVCPNCGVGQAPGAKAADRNHADGEKYCVECGELIHERAEICPECGVRQPSYGQTAGSHDSDKIVAGILALLLGSLGAHKFYQGHILYGVLYLCFFWTGIPGLLGIIEGILMLVADDDVYAEKYADGSILGAL